GCATGGATCTCATCTTCCCGCACCATGAGAACGAGATCGCGCAGGCGCACGGCGCCGGCGATCCGTTCGCGCGCTATTGGCTGCACAACGGCTGGGTGACCATGGGCGGCGAGAAGATGAGCAAGTCGTTGGGCAACGTCGTGTCCATCCCGGCGATGCTGTCGCGCGTGCGCGCGGTCGAGTTGCGCTACTACCTCGGCAGTGCGCATTACCGCTCGATGCTCGAGTACTCCGATGGTGCGCTGACCGAGGCCGCGGCCGGGTATCGCCGGGTGGAGTCGTTCGTGTCACGGGTGTCCACCCGCGTCGGTGACGTGACGGTCGGCGACGTCCCGGTTGAGTTCGCCGATGCGCTCGACGACGATCTGGGTGTGCCGGCCGGTCTCGCGGTGATCCACAACGTGGTCCGGCAGGGTAACACCGCACTCGAATCCGGCGACGGCGCAGGCGCATTGGCCGCGGCGTCGTCGGTGCGCGCGATGATGGGCATCCTCGGTGTCGATCCGCTCGACCCCCACTGGCTCGACGAGAGCACCGACGAGTCGGCGGCGACCACGGCCCTCGATGTCCTTGTCCGGGCGGAGCTGCAGCGGCGCTCCCGCGCACGAACCGAGAAAGACTGGGCCACCGCAGATTCTGTGCGCGATCGACTCGCCGAGGCGGGCATCGAGGTCACCGACACGCCGGATGGCGCGCAATGGTCGCTGAAGGGATCTTCCTGACATGGCAGGCAACTCCAAACGCAAAGGCGCCGTGCGCAAGACGGGCACCAAGAAGGGCCAGACCGTGGGGTCCGGCGGTCAGCGACGACGGGGACTCGAGGCCCGCGGCGCGACGCCCAAGGCCGTCGACCGTCCGTACCACCCCGCACACAAGAAGGCCAAGGCGGCGGTGAAGACGACCGCCGGGCGGGGTGCCCGCACCCGCAAGGACGATGGTCCCGAATACGTGTTGGGCCGGAATCCGGTGCTGGAGTGCCTTCGTGCCGGTGTCCCGGCGACCGCGCTCTACCTGGCCACCAACTCCGAGCCGGACGACCGCGTCGCCGAGTCGGTGAAGATGGCGGGCGACTCGGGTATCGCGATCCTCGAGATCGGCAAGGGCGAGCTCGACCGGATGTCGTCGAACGGTCTGCACCAGGGCATCGCCCTGCAGGTGCCGGAGTACCGGTACGCCCATCCCGATGACCTGATGCGCGACGCGCTCGACAGCGGCACCGCGCCGCTGCTGGTGGCGCTGGACAACATCACCGATCCGCGCAACCTGGGTGCGGTGATCCGTTCGGTCGCGGCCTTCGGTGGCCACGGCGTCGTCATACCGCAGCGCCGCAGCGCCAGCGTGACGGCCGTCGCCTGGCGGACGAGTGCCGGTGCGGCCGCACGGCTACCGGTGGCGCAGGCGCCCAACCTGACCCGGACGCTGAAGGACTGGGCGGCATCGGGGGCGCAACTGGTCGGCCTCGACACCGAGGGCGATGTGACGCTCGACGACTACGACGGCACCGGCCCGACCGTGATCGTCGTCGGCTCCGAGGGCAAGGGGCTGTCGCGGCTGGTCCGCGAGACCTGCGATTCGATCCTGTCGATCCCGATGGCAGGCGACGTCGAGAGTCTGAACGCCTCGGTCGCCGCGGGCGTGGTGCTGGCCGAGTTCGCACGTCAGCGACGTCACTAGCGCCGCCTCGACCGTTAGGCTTCCCGACATGGGTGGACGCGGGCGATCGGCGGATCTCATCATCGACCTGAACGCCGACCTCGGCGAGGGCGTCGGCGACGACGAGGCCATGCTCGACGTCGTCAGCAGCGCCAATGTCGCCTGCGGCTTCCACGCGGGTACACCCGCCGAACTCGTGGCGACCTGCCGGGCGGCCGCGGCGGCCGGGGTGCGGATCGGTGCCCAGGTCTCCTACCCGGACCGGTCGGGCTTCGGCCGCCGCTTCATGGACATCGCACCGGATGATCTGACCGCCGACGTCCTGTATCAGATCGGTGCGCTCGAGGGCATCGCCCGTGCCGTCGGTGCCGAGGTCGCCTACGTGAAACCCCATGGTGCGCTGTACAACTCCATCGTCGAGCACGAGCGACAGGCGGATGCGGTGGTCGCCGCGATCGTCGAACTCGGCGGGTCGTTGCCGTTGATGGGCCTGCCCGGCTCGGTGTCGCTGCGACGTGCCGAACGGGCCGGGCTCGCGGTCATCACCGAGGCATTCGCCGACCGCGGCTACCGCCCGGACGGGACGTTGGTGCCGCGGACCGAGCCGGGTGCCGTGCTGACCGACAGTGCCGCGATCGCCCGGCGGGTCGTCGGATTGGTCATCGACGGCACGGTCGCTGCCGTGGACGGCTCGGATATTGCCGTCGACGCCGAGTCGATCTGCCTGCACGGAGACACGCCGGGGGCCGTCGAGCATGCTCGTGCGGTACGGGAAGCGCTCGGCGAGAGCGGTGTCGTCGTGGCCGCACGCCGCTGAGGAGCGGTTCTCGGTGCGGGAGCGCAGATGTGACGCCCGTCACGGCCCATCGGCGATGACTCGTACCCGTCGACTATGTTGGGTGACATGACATCGTTCGATAGCAGGGTTACCACCGCCGATGGCATCGTCGAGGGGGCTCGGGGCAAGCGCAGTCGGCGCGGCACCATCAGCTGGAAGGGCATCCCGTTCGCCGCGCCGCCGGTGGCCGGGCTCCGCTTCCGTGATCCGCAGCCGGTACACCCGTGGCCCGGGGTGCGCGACTGCACGCGATTCGGCAAGGCCGCGATCCAGGAGAAGCGCTTCACCGCCGTCGCGCCGGGCAGGTATCAACCGATGGGCGAGGACTGCCTGACGCTGAACGTCTTCGCTCCGGACCGCGTCGCGACCGCGCCACGTCCGGTGATGGTCTTCATCCACGGCGGCGCCTACATCCTCGGCACAGCCGCGACACCGCTCTACGAGGGTTCGCTGCTGGCCCGTTCGCAGGACGTGATCGTGGTGACGGTGCAGTACCGATTCGGGCCGTTCGGCTACCTCGACTTCGGCGCGTACTCCGACGACGACCGTCCGTTCGACAGCAATCTGGGGCTCAAGGACCAGGTCGCGGCCCTGCAGTGGGTCCAGCGCAACATCGCCGCCTTCGGCGGCGACCCCGACAACGTGACCGTGTTCGGCGAGAGCGCCGGCGGGTCGGCCGTGATGTCGCTGCTCAGCGCGCCGGCGGCCAAGGGTCTGTTCGCCCGCGCGATCGCCGAGAGTCCGGCACCGGAACTGGTCATCTCGCGTGACGCGGCCCGGATCTACGCCGACGAGTTCCTGCGTCTGCTGCGCGATCCCCAGCGTCGCTCGACGGCCGTCGACCCCGCCGCCGAGCCCATCGCGCCGGACGAGGCCCGGGCCCTGCTGGCGCGGGCGTCGGCTCAGGACATCCTGCGGACCGGCAACAAGCTGATGAAGTTCGCGCAGCACGCCGAGGTCGGCGACCCGATCCCGTTCGGCCCGGTCATCGACGGCGACTACCTGCCGGGCTCCCCACTGGAGATGGCCGCGTCGGGCACGACGCTGCCGGTGCCACTGATCATCGGGAGCAACCACGACGAGGGACAACTGTTCTCCCGACTGTGGAATGTGCTGCCCGACGCGGAGAAGGCGCTGGTGCGGGTCAACGACGAACAGGATCGCAAGGAGATCGCGGCACTGTACGACGGCGGTGACAGCGATCTGGTGCAACTCTCCGCCGACGCCGTGTTCTGGGCTCCGATGGTGGCGTTCGCCGAGGCGCACGGCGCCGTCGCGCCCACCTACGTCTACCGGTATGACTTCCGGACGCGACTGCTCGCCGCAACCGGCCTCGGGGCCACCCACGCCACCGAGATGTTCGCCGTCTTCGGGGCCTATCGGACGGCGATCGGCGCCGGCCTGGCGGTGGGTGATTGGCGCTCGACCGGACGGGTCATCGCCGACGTGCAGGACCGCTGGGGGGCATTCGCCACAGCGGGCGCCCCCGGGGCCGGATGGCCGACCTACGACGCGGAGTCCCGGCGGGTGCTGATCATCGACGACCCGGACCGGGTGCAGACCGATCCCGACGGCGCACGACGTGTGGCGTGGGGCAAGGTGCACGCCTCGGCCTGAGCGTCGGTGCGCTCAGACAGGCGCTCAGACGGTGGGCGTCCAGTGACTGGGCGGGTCGGCGGCGAGGAACGAGATCACCAGCGGGTTGAACAGCTCGGGCGACTCCACCGGCAGGATGTGAGTGCCCGGCAGCACGGCCAGCCTGCCCCGCGGCAGGATCCGCGACAGCGCGAGGACGTGTTCGAGGCGGATCACGCCACGGTCCGCCGCGACCACCAGAGTGGGCGCGGCGACGCCGGCGAACCGGTCGAGGTCGTAGTCCGGTTCGCGCTCGAGCATGGCCAGCGTCTTGTCGTAGACGACGTCGAAGTGCTCCGGGCCGTCCGGTGACACCGCGACGTAGCCGCTGCGCAGGAACTCCACGGTCCCCGGATCCCGGGTGCCGATGAGGTGGAAGAACTCGTCGGCGTCCTGCCCGGACGGGTTGAGGTAGTTGGTGACCAGGACCGTGCGGTTGACCAGGTCGGGTCGCTGCAGCGCGACGAGCAGGGCGATCACCGCGCCGTCGCTCCAGCCCACCAGGTGCGCTGGTGCCCGCACCGCCGTCTCGAGGTAGGCGATCGTCTCGTCGACCATGTCGGCGTAGCTGAACGGGCCGTCGTGATCGGGACTGTGCCCGTGGCCACTGCGTTCGGGGAGGAAGACCGACAACCCGGCTCCGGTGAAGTCGGCGATCTGCGTGCCCCACGACGACGCCGATCCGAACGCGCCGTGCAACAACACAGTTGGCGCCCCGGACGGGTCCCCGCCCTGGAAATGCCAGACACGTCGACCGCCGACCTCGACGTAGACGCCGCCATCGACTCGTTCACCTGTGGTCACACCGGACACCCCGCCATCGTCGCAGACGCGGTCCGGTCATCGGGAAACGGTTGTGACTCGATCCCACAACGAGCCCACGTCGCACGCGCACAACATTTGTTGATGTCGAGACGGTCACGACCGGCACTCGCGAAGCGGTGTGATCGTCTACCGTCACCTGCAAGGGTTTTCATGAGGGGCCCGGTGGTCGGTCACGCCGGGAGTTCGACGGTCCGGGGAGGGACCGCCGTCGCGGGGGCAGGGTTCGACGCGGTGGAAGGGTGAGGGATGCGGGTGCGCCGATGGGTACACCGATTCGCGGCGTTGTCGGCGACGTCGATGCTCGTACTGGCGGGGTCGGCGATGTTGCCGGTGGCGGCGGGTGCCGCGCCAGGTGACACGGCTCCGCCGCTGAGCCTCAAGGACGTCGGGTCGTCGTCGACGATCACCATCCCCGGTCAGCAGGGCGAATTCAGTCTGACGCTTCCCGTCCCCGCCGGGCTGACACCGCAGAGCATCACGGGCACCACCGCGATGCCGGCCTTCGTGACCGGGGGATTCATCGACGTCGTGCAGGACGATCGCACGCTGTCACGGACGCCGGTCAGCGCAACGCCGAATGCGCGGATCGAACTCCCGCTGCGTGGCGTGCGGGTTGCCCGCAACGCGGCCGATCTCACGCTCCGGACCTACCTCCGCGCCGACGGATTCTGCAAGTTCGATCCCGAGGACGCATTGCGGATCACCAACGCCACCATCACCTATGGCGGACGGGAGAGCGCGCCGACGGCGGTGGCCGATTTCCTCCAGCCGGTCCTGCGCAAACTGACCATCTACGTCCCCGACGACGTTCAGCAGGCCGAAGGCGCCGCCGCGGTCGACCTGGCGACCGCGGTGATCGCGAACTACGGCACGGCACCGGTCGAGATCGAGACCCGATCCCTGCCCCGCGACGCCCTGACCCCGACGACCCGACCCGGCGCCCTCGAACGCCAGATCGTGGTCGCGACCGGTGATCCGGCCGGACTGTCGTTGCAGAACGGACCCGGCGGTCCGTTCCTGCGCATCGGCGGGGACGCGAGCAACCTCGAGGCGCAGGCGCAGTTCCTCACCTCGGATCTGTCCCCGATCGCACTCAGCTCCGCAGCCGTCGCCGGGACGCTGCACGACGCACCCCAGTTGCCCCCGGACGTGGTCACCCTCGCCGATCTCGGCGTCAGCGATCAGACCGTCACCTCGGCGTCCTGGCCGAGCCTGACGATCGGGATCGACCAGACCCGACTGGGCCGGCCGTCGAAAGATGTTCGGGTACAACTCCATGGCTCGTACACCCCGGCCCCGCAGGGCTCGGGCGGCCGGGTCGCGGTACGGGTCGGCGACCGCGTGATCGACTCCTGGGAGACCGACTCGTCCGGGGTCATCGATCAGTGGGTGCAGATACCGGACGATCTGCTCAGCCGGTACACCGAGCTGCGCGTCACCCTGGAACGCGGGGACACCCGCGCACAGTGTGGCGACGGCTATCAGACCGACCTGTCGTTGGATTCGACGGGCGAGGTCACCTCGTCGGCGGCCGATCCGCCGCAGCCGTCCGGTTTCCAGTCCCTACCGCAGGCGCTGATGCCCCGCACGCA
This sequence is a window from Gordonia insulae. Protein-coding genes within it:
- a CDS encoding carboxylesterase/lipase family protein — translated: MTSFDSRVTTADGIVEGARGKRSRRGTISWKGIPFAAPPVAGLRFRDPQPVHPWPGVRDCTRFGKAAIQEKRFTAVAPGRYQPMGEDCLTLNVFAPDRVATAPRPVMVFIHGGAYILGTAATPLYEGSLLARSQDVIVVTVQYRFGPFGYLDFGAYSDDDRPFDSNLGLKDQVAALQWVQRNIAAFGGDPDNVTVFGESAGGSAVMSLLSAPAAKGLFARAIAESPAPELVISRDAARIYADEFLRLLRDPQRRSTAVDPAAEPIAPDEARALLARASAQDILRTGNKLMKFAQHAEVGDPIPFGPVIDGDYLPGSPLEMAASGTTLPVPLIIGSNHDEGQLFSRLWNVLPDAEKALVRVNDEQDRKEIAALYDGGDSDLVQLSADAVFWAPMVAFAEAHGAVAPTYVYRYDFRTRLLAATGLGATHATEMFAVFGAYRTAIGAGLAVGDWRSTGRVIADVQDRWGAFATAGAPGAGWPTYDAESRRVLIIDDPDRVQTDPDGARRVAWGKVHASA
- a CDS encoding LamB/YcsF family protein, which gives rise to MGGRGRSADLIIDLNADLGEGVGDDEAMLDVVSSANVACGFHAGTPAELVATCRAAAAAGVRIGAQVSYPDRSGFGRRFMDIAPDDLTADVLYQIGALEGIARAVGAEVAYVKPHGALYNSIVEHERQADAVVAAIVELGGSLPLMGLPGSVSLRRAERAGLAVITEAFADRGYRPDGTLVPRTEPGAVLTDSAAIARRVVGLVIDGTVAAVDGSDIAVDAESICLHGDTPGAVEHARAVREALGESGVVVAARR
- a CDS encoding alpha/beta fold hydrolase translates to MSGVTTGERVDGGVYVEVGGRRVWHFQGGDPSGAPTVLLHGAFGSASSWGTQIADFTGAGLSVFLPERSGHGHSPDHDGPFSYADMVDETIAYLETAVRAPAHLVGWSDGAVIALLVALQRPDLVNRTVLVTNYLNPSGQDADEFFHLIGTRDPGTVEFLRSGYVAVSPDGPEHFDVVYDKTLAMLEREPDYDLDRFAGVAAPTLVVAADRGVIRLEHVLALSRILPRGRLAVLPGTHILPVESPELFNPLVISFLAADPPSHWTPTV
- the rlmB gene encoding 23S rRNA (guanosine(2251)-2'-O)-methyltransferase RlmB produces the protein MAGNSKRKGAVRKTGTKKGQTVGSGGQRRRGLEARGATPKAVDRPYHPAHKKAKAAVKTTAGRGARTRKDDGPEYVLGRNPVLECLRAGVPATALYLATNSEPDDRVAESVKMAGDSGIAILEIGKGELDRMSSNGLHQGIALQVPEYRYAHPDDLMRDALDSGTAPLLVALDNITDPRNLGAVIRSVAAFGGHGVVIPQRRSASVTAVAWRTSAGAAARLPVAQAPNLTRTLKDWAASGAQLVGLDTEGDVTLDDYDGTGPTVIVVGSEGKGLSRLVRETCDSILSIPMAGDVESLNASVAAGVVLAEFARQRRH
- the cysS gene encoding cysteine--tRNA ligase, whose amino-acid sequence is MTLRLFDTATREVRDFVPLHPGRASVYLCGATVQGVPHIGHVRSGIAFDVLRRWLEHKSLDVLFVRNVTDIEDKILRKAADAGRPWWEWAATHEREFSTAYDALGVLPPSGEPRATGFVTQMVEYMERLIERGHAYASDGNVYFDVTSLPDYGALSGHRLDDVHQGESAGSGKRDPRDFTLWKAAKPHEPSWPTPWGRGRPGWHLECSAMATSLLGPEFDIHCGGMDLIFPHHENEIAQAHGAGDPFARYWLHNGWVTMGGEKMSKSLGNVVSIPAMLSRVRAVELRYYLGSAHYRSMLEYSDGALTEAAAGYRRVESFVSRVSTRVGDVTVGDVPVEFADALDDDLGVPAGLAVIHNVVRQGNTALESGDGAGALAAASSVRAMMGILGVDPLDPHWLDESTDESAATTALDVLVRAELQRRSRARTEKDWATADSVRDRLAEAGIEVTDTPDGAQWSLKGSS